The Steroidobacteraceae bacterium genomic interval GGTGAGTGGCAGGTCGACACCGGGCTTCTCTATTACAAGGAGAACAACGATCGGATCGAGACCGTCGAGCCGGTCGTCAACCTGCAAAAGGACTATGGTGATGAGCGCCAGCTCAACATGACGCTCACCTTCGATAGTCTTACCGGCGGATCCCCCAATGGCGCCATTCCATCGCGCCAGCCCCAGACTTTCGCGACGCCCTCGGGCACCAGTCTCCAGCCAGTGCAAGGCGTGCCGCAGACCATTACCACTGCCTCGGGTCGCGTTGTCGCCGCGCTGGAGAAAATCACCCTGTACGATGTGCCTGCGGGCGCGTTGCCACTCGATCCAAACTTCAAAGATCAACGTGGCGCATTGGATCTCGCCTGGACCCAGCCCTGGGGTGAGTCGAATCACCTGAGTGTTGGCGGCCATGCGTCCATCGAACATGATTTCGACTCCATCGGGACGAATGCAGCGCTAAGCCACGATTTCAACGACAAGCTGACAACCGTGTCAATTGGTGCCACGGCCGAATACGATCGCGTCAAGCCTATCGGCGGTGCTCCGGTCGCGGGCTCGGACTACACGCAGTTGTTGAAGGGGGGCAGCGAACACAAGCAACTGTTTGGCGGACAATTTGGGATCTCGCAGGTGCTGGCGCGACGCTGGGTGGCGCAGCTCAACTACACCTATGAACGATCCAACGGCTATCTCACCGATCCGTACAAGATCGTTTCCCTGGTGGACGCGCTCGGCGATGTCCAGCAGTATCGCTTCGAGAGTCGCCCGGATTCCCGCGTACGGCAGGCGCTGTACCTCGGCAACAAGATCGCGGTTGGTCGCGCTGTCCTGGACCTTTCGTATCGATATGCGAAGGATGACTGGGACATCAAATCGCATACGGCGGATCTGCGCCTGCACCTGCCGTTGTCCGACAACCTGTATCTCGAACCGCATCTGCGCAACTACCGCCAGACCGCGGCGAAGTTCTACGATCTGTATCTCGACAGCGGCGCGCCGGTACCGGTCGATCTGTCGGCCGATCCACGCCTGGCGGAATTTCGCGCGCACACCTATGGCATCAAACTGGGTTACAGCTACGCGCGCAATGCTGAATTCAGCCTGCGCATCGAGCAATACGCGCAGACACCTGCGCTGAAGAGCAGTACCCTGTTGAATCTTCAGGGACTCGATCTGAACCCGGACCTCAAATCCATCGTGTTGCAGGTGGGTTGGCGCTTTGCGTACTGACGGCGGCGAGAGCAGATGACGCCTGCAGCTCGAGCGAGGTCTGCGCCAGCTGAGTTATCGCTGCAGCGCCGGGACGGGGGACTTTTTGCGCTCGGCTTCACGGCCATGGCCAGCCCCTGCGAAGTACTTGTCGAAACCGATGATGCCGACAGGGCAGCTGACCTCGCTGAGATCGCACTGCGCGAGACGCGCCGCATCGAACAGAAGTTCAGTCGCTACCGCAGCGACAGCGAAACCAGTCGCATCAATCAAAGTGGCGGGGCTACCGTCACGGTCGACGCCGAAACCGCCCTGTTACTCGATTTTGCTCAGGAATGTTTCCGGCTATCCGGCGGCCGCTTTGACATCACCAGCGGCGTGTTGCGGCGCTGCTGGCGATTCGACGGATCGGATCGCCTTCCGACGCCGGCCAAGGTACAAGCCACACGGCGCCACGTCGGCTTTCACCGGCTGACCTGGAAAGCACCAAACATGACGCTGCCGCAGGGCATGGAAATCGACTTTGGCGGCATCGGCAAGGAGTACGCGGTCGACCGGGTACTCTCATTGCTCGCTCGATCCCATTCGGGCGCCGTGCTGGTCAACTTAGGTGGCGACCTGGCGGCGAACCGGACGCCGGCGGCAGGCCCTTGGCGCGTTGCCGTGGAGCGCCCCGATTTTGAAGGGGAGGCACGCTTGCTTCTGTCGCTGGAGCATGGCGGCCTGGCAACGAGCGGCGACACACGCCGCTTTTTGCAGCGCAATGGTGTACGCTACGGTCATATTCTCGATCCGCATACAGGATGGCCGGTCAAAGGTGCCCCTCGGTCGATTACGGTCGCAGCAGGAAATTGTCTCGAGGCGGGCATGCTGGCCACATTCGCAATGCTCCATGGGGCCGACGCCGAGCGATTCCTCACTCAGCAAGGCGTCAAATTCTGGGCACTGCACTAGAATAATTGCGTCTTTGCGACGGGATCTGCGGCCAGCGACCGTCTAACTCCCTAATGTCCATTGCTTTGTCAGCCAGGTTCACGGGGCTCATGCGCCCGATTCTTTTGCTCGGCGCAATCACGCTGGGGCATCTGGCATACGCCGCGGACGCGGTGCTGCCCAGTATCACTTCGCGGATGAGTCGTGAGGACTATGCGCGCCCGGCATCAGTCCCCGACGATGCCGCGCTGGTCGCGGCTGGCGCGCGCATCGGCAAGGTCACCGTTCGCGCGCTCAACATCTTCGATACGAAGCGGCCGGAAGAGAACACCAAACTTTTTCGCCTGGCCAACCGGCTGCATATTCGCACCCGGGACCATACCGTCGCCGTGCAGCTGTTGTTCGACGAAGGCGAGCTCTACGATCCGCGCCGCCTCGAGGAATCGGAACGTATCCTGCGCACCACGCGTTACCTGCAGAACGCCTACATCCGGCCGATTGCCTATCACGACAATAGGGTGGACATCGAAGTCATCACCCGCGATGTCTGGACGCTCAATCCCGGCCTGTCCTATGGCCGCAAGGGCGGCAAGAATACGGGCGGCATCGAAATCGAAGAACTCAACCTGCTGGGCTACGGCAGCCAGCTGTCATTCGGATACAAGTCCGGGCTCGACCGCGACTCACGCTATGTGCAATTCGCAGATCGGCAGTTGTTCGGTAGCTGGTGGGGGGTGCGCACGCAGTTTGCCGACAACAGCGACGGGAAACGCCAGGATTTCGCGATCGATCATCCGTTCTATGCGCTCGACAGCCGTTGGGGTCTTGGGATTACTGCGGTTAAGGACGAGCGTGTCGATTCGATTTACGATCTTGGCAAGGTCAGCTACTCGTTCCAGACAGACAACCGCGCGGCCGGCATCTGGGCCGGCTGGTCGGCGGGACTGCGCGATGGCTGGACGCAACGCTGGCGCGTGGGCTACGACTATCAGCGCGACCGATTCGCGACCGATCCGGGCTCCCTCGTGCAACCGGCCGCACTGCCAGCCGACCGCACGCTGTCCTATCCCTGGATCGGTTGGGAGCTGGTGCAGGACGAGTACCGCACCGATCGCAATCGCGACCTCATCGAGCGCACCGAAGACCTGGCCCTGGGCTGGCATGCCGTGGCGCGGCTCGGGTATTCCGCGACCGGTCTGGGTGCAACCGACAACGCAATGATTTTCGACGCCAGTCTCGCCCGTGGTTTCGACCTCGACGAACGTCAATTGCTGCTCAGCAATTTTTCGCTAGACGGCCGGTTGCACAGTGGCGAGATTCGCGATGGCGTTGCCAGCGCGTCGGCCCGCTATTACTTTCGCCAGACGCCGCGCCGATTGTTGTACGTCGGACTTGGCGTCGATTACACGCGCAACCTCGACGTCGACCACCAGCTGTTGCTGGGTGGCGATAACGGCTTGCGGGGCTATCCACTGCGCTATCAGGCAGGGGAGGGGCGCTGGCTGTTCACCATCGAGCAGCGGATGTTCTCGAACTGGTTCCCGTTTCGCCTCTTCAATGTCGGCGGTGCGATCTTCTACGACATGGGCGAGTCCATCGGCGACAACCCGCTCGGCAGCGCACCGCAGGGTCTGCTGCGCGACATCGGTTTCGGCCTGCGTTTCGGCAACAACCGTTCCGCGCTCGGCAACGTCCTGCATGTCGACTTCGCTTTTCCCCTCGACGGCGATTCGAGCATCGACAAATTGCAGATCGTCATCGAAACCAAGAGAAGCTTCTAGATGCGACGAGCCATCTGGTTAATGGCTACCACGCTGGCTTCGGTGCCTGCCGCGCAGGCAGCGCACGACATGGACTTCGCCATCGAACACCTGGCCGAGTCCCTGATGGACGATCGCCTCGCCACCTTGCCCCTGTGGTCGTCCGACGCCGACGGCCACATCGCTGCGTTCGATGTTTCCCTGGGTGGCACCCTGACGCGCACCGGCGGTATCGACGCTGATGGGCCGATGCTGGGCATCGGCGGTGGCCGCCAGTTGTCCGAGCGCATCGGCGTCCTCGGTTTTGGGTTTTACGATCGGGTCTCGGTGAGCGCAAGCAGCGATCGCCGGCCCTTGCAACCGCTTTTCACCGACGCCTTGCCGTTCGCGGCGCCGGTCGATGCCGTCTTCAATGGCAATCGGGGAGAGCTGCGTCAATGGGGCGTGGGTGCAGCGCTCACCGGGCGCTACGAATCGGGGCGCTTCGGCCCATTTCATTGGCGGGCGGGCGCATTCTACGAACAGCTCCAGCTCGCCGCCATGCGCTTCGATTACCAACTATTGTCGGGACCCGACACGGGGCTCAACGGCACGGTGGATTACAGCGCGACCTACCGTCACGTCGTGCCGTTTCTGGGCGTGGAAAAACCATGGCGACGCGCAAACTGGCTCATCTCGCCCCAACTGCTCCTGGCCATGCCGTTGCCGCGCAGGGCAATGGACGGCACAATAACCGGACCGGGGTTCGTGCTGGCCGGCAATACCGAGGCGACTGGCGCGGGCAAACATTTTGGCGATCCCTATGTCGTCTTCGGAGCGGGTATCACATACATGCCCTGGCACCTGACACTCGACGCCGGCGCGCTTGTCGCGCAGGCGGTCGTAGAACCCTTCGTGCACGAGGGGCTCGGCACGCACTGGGTGCTCAATCTCCACTGGCGGCAAGCCGCCGCCAATTGAGCGGCACGCCTCGTCGCGTCGCCGCGTAAAGGACTTCTGCTGACAT includes:
- a CDS encoding DUF3570 domain-containing protein — protein: MQLKSTHGSVHLGLMAATCALFAAQSPPSKAAEPGEWQVDTGLLYYKENNDRIETVEPVVNLQKDYGDERQLNMTLTFDSLTGGSPNGAIPSRQPQTFATPSGTSLQPVQGVPQTITTASGRVVAALEKITLYDVPAGALPLDPNFKDQRGALDLAWTQPWGESNHLSVGGHASIEHDFDSIGTNAALSHDFNDKLTTVSIGATAEYDRVKPIGGAPVAGSDYTQLLKGGSEHKQLFGGQFGISQVLARRWVAQLNYTYERSNGYLTDPYKIVSLVDALGDVQQYRFESRPDSRVRQALYLGNKIAVGRAVLDLSYRYAKDDWDIKSHTADLRLHLPLSDNLYLEPHLRNYRQTAAKFYDLYLDSGAPVPVDLSADPRLAEFRAHTYGIKLGYSYARNAEFSLRIEQYAQTPALKSSTLLNLQGLDLNPDLKSIVLQVGWRFAY
- a CDS encoding FAD:protein FMN transferase, which gives rise to MASPCEVLVETDDADRAADLAEIALRETRRIEQKFSRYRSDSETSRINQSGGATVTVDAETALLLDFAQECFRLSGGRFDITSGVLRRCWRFDGSDRLPTPAKVQATRRHVGFHRLTWKAPNMTLPQGMEIDFGGIGKEYAVDRVLSLLARSHSGAVLVNLGGDLAANRTPAAGPWRVAVERPDFEGEARLLLSLEHGGLATSGDTRRFLQRNGVRYGHILDPHTGWPVKGAPRSITVAAGNCLEAGMLATFAMLHGADAERFLTQQGVKFWALH